One window of Fibrobacterota bacterium genomic DNA carries:
- a CDS encoding tetratricopeptide repeat protein: protein MRLLLLVLITVLCAPAGGSPGPNTPSASADKALWSRADAMANRLREERRKLRLISEELERLGYMGEDFRDLQLYPTPVTHLGPEDDVRLDRMIEGLEKKLASTRKRVAELEKPLDDAFFISKEMLQETPNRDMVDLLMKDNVDRIARLVTVQRELNKRWNEAFALLAEYRMRIGLSAAGAQAGLIEEDFFKVLMANTGRASQRFYGELNDYKDSLAARAGKPEWEKMANLDLARIKGRLAGKSIEMVQADLERLSGRFQGRISIGKIDYWLGAGFMVDGKPLKAAQAYARVGADSRMYGPACLGVLQALFESRQDDSVLAKYAAFMATNALDGKLFPPARYLAVQSAYALGRDSTLEKIMEADGAKNGHWFKSLFVYAKSLVRQKRTAAARGVLTTLVSESQLDKRLHGEAELALAHLNYEEGHYEQALKGYQNLLDQEGFQAEALFGMVWSNIRMGDLDAGEFILKKLIAQYPDNPWAIEGFNVLIRKVMLRAKSEWDFRLQVDKQSDLLKELGRKLKAREDGKLISPEQAEAIRAKLEKANTALARQKPLSPEAIAGLYQQGLGMCDFVEAHYKSGEYSDATFNQEREAVLAKLSETTPGDAEASSAGADTLGFRMQVKRKLFESRALALDIHVMHKAWLEDLLKYSQKSLNLKISALKGDTALSRKRIELARDSRKLADDISERLAGKSDEILRRIRNLSEDPNSAGIMDWLLFQKGYLNYGQEEDGLKKRLAAYQWVEVQAGGKLPVPQAEPTVDPDAYELPWLELIEKFPDSPYRPAALYYLGYSRTLRGEPKAGLKYLEELASKYPQALYAQQALIYIGEYYFNDNQLEKAAEAYDKVLDYADSKYFEQALYKLAWTRYRANAYKTAISSFTFILEESAHKDVSSQAKSVLTSEALQFAALSIAESDTTGDGGLKQSKAFADKLGDARLGAKLLHRMAIIYTQAGRLDRAKRALEALMNEYPDYERMPEAIMELARAYEKEQNYQRAAEVREKIFRLYCRSGEWYKKLAKQDARDIADSVSEQAIELVARHYLYEAKQLDGASGENARMRETYLRKAIDAFETFLRIYPENPKLPKYEYQEAEAYYSLEDYAAAAKKYMRVSRMGDDKLKKASAYNAIVAAQEMLRKAEEGGAPKGAGEGAKIQLDDGADAGKRPTDKIDAARQRALELGKALEAKKKKGANGKR from the coding sequence ATGCGGCTGCTGCTCCTGGTCCTTATAACCGTCCTTTGCGCTCCCGCCGGCGGCAGCCCCGGACCGAACACGCCCTCCGCTTCCGCGGATAAGGCGCTTTGGTCCCGGGCCGACGCCATGGCGAACCGGCTGCGCGAAGAACGGCGTAAATTACGTCTCATCTCGGAAGAGCTGGAACGCCTGGGCTATATGGGCGAGGACTTCCGCGACCTCCAGCTCTACCCGACGCCGGTGACCCATCTGGGCCCGGAGGACGACGTCCGCCTCGATCGCATGATCGAAGGCCTGGAGAAGAAGCTGGCTTCCACCCGCAAGCGCGTGGCGGAGCTGGAAAAGCCTCTGGACGACGCCTTCTTCATCTCCAAGGAAATGCTCCAGGAAACGCCCAACCGCGATATGGTGGACCTGCTGATGAAGGATAACGTGGATCGCATCGCGCGCCTGGTGACGGTGCAGCGCGAACTCAACAAGCGTTGGAACGAGGCTTTCGCCTTGTTGGCCGAGTACCGTATGCGCATCGGGCTCTCCGCGGCGGGAGCCCAGGCCGGCCTCATCGAAGAGGATTTCTTCAAGGTCCTGATGGCCAACACCGGACGCGCTTCGCAAAGGTTCTACGGCGAGCTGAACGATTACAAGGATTCCCTGGCGGCGCGCGCCGGCAAGCCGGAATGGGAAAAGATGGCCAACCTGGATCTGGCCCGCATCAAGGGCCGCCTCGCGGGCAAGTCCATCGAAATGGTGCAAGCGGATCTGGAACGCCTTAGCGGCCGTTTCCAAGGCCGCATTTCCATCGGGAAGATCGATTATTGGCTGGGCGCGGGCTTCATGGTGGATGGCAAGCCCCTGAAGGCGGCCCAGGCTTACGCCCGGGTCGGCGCCGATAGCCGCATGTACGGACCGGCCTGCCTCGGCGTGCTGCAGGCCTTGTTCGAATCGCGCCAGGACGATTCCGTCCTGGCGAAGTACGCCGCGTTCATGGCAACCAATGCCCTGGACGGCAAACTCTTCCCGCCCGCCCGCTACCTCGCGGTCCAAAGCGCCTACGCCCTGGGCCGCGACTCGACGCTGGAGAAAATCATGGAGGCCGACGGGGCCAAGAACGGGCATTGGTTCAAGTCGCTCTTCGTATACGCCAAATCCCTGGTGCGGCAGAAGCGCACGGCCGCGGCCCGCGGGGTGCTGACGACCTTGGTGAGCGAATCCCAGCTCGATAAGCGCCTCCATGGCGAGGCCGAATTGGCGCTGGCCCATTTGAACTATGAGGAAGGCCATTACGAACAAGCCTTGAAGGGCTACCAGAACCTGCTGGATCAGGAGGGCTTCCAGGCCGAGGCCCTCTTCGGGATGGTGTGGAGCAATATCCGCATGGGCGATTTGGACGCGGGCGAATTCATCCTTAAGAAGCTGATCGCCCAGTATCCCGACAACCCGTGGGCCATCGAGGGATTCAACGTCCTCATCCGCAAGGTGATGCTGCGGGCCAAGAGCGAATGGGACTTCCGATTGCAGGTGGATAAGCAGTCCGATCTGCTCAAGGAATTGGGCAGGAAGCTGAAAGCGCGCGAGGACGGCAAGTTGATCTCTCCCGAACAGGCGGAGGCGATCCGGGCCAAGCTGGAAAAGGCGAATACGGCCCTGGCCCGCCAAAAGCCGCTTTCGCCCGAAGCCATCGCCGGGCTTTACCAACAAGGCTTGGGCATGTGCGATTTCGTGGAAGCGCATTACAAGTCCGGCGAGTATTCGGATGCCACCTTCAACCAGGAGCGCGAGGCCGTATTGGCCAAGCTATCGGAAACCACGCCCGGCGACGCGGAGGCATCCTCCGCCGGCGCCGATACGCTCGGGTTCCGCATGCAGGTCAAGCGCAAGCTCTTCGAGAGCCGCGCCCTGGCCCTGGACATCCACGTGATGCATAAGGCTTGGTTGGAAGACCTCCTGAAGTATTCCCAGAAGAGCCTGAACCTGAAGATATCGGCCTTGAAGGGGGATACCGCCCTTTCGCGCAAACGCATCGAACTGGCGCGCGATTCCCGCAAGCTTGCCGACGATATTTCGGAGCGCCTGGCGGGCAAGTCCGACGAAATCCTACGGCGCATCCGCAACCTCTCCGAAGACCCGAATTCGGCCGGGATCATGGACTGGCTGCTCTTCCAGAAGGGATATCTCAATTACGGCCAGGAAGAGGATGGCCTGAAGAAGAGGCTGGCGGCTTATCAATGGGTGGAAGTCCAAGCGGGGGGGAAGCTCCCCGTGCCCCAAGCCGAACCCACGGTGGATCCGGACGCGTACGAGTTGCCTTGGCTGGAACTGATCGAGAAGTTCCCGGATTCCCCGTACCGTCCCGCGGCCTTGTATTACCTGGGCTATTCGCGCACCTTGCGCGGCGAGCCGAAGGCGGGCCTCAAGTACCTGGAAGAATTGGCCTCCAAGTACCCGCAGGCGCTCTACGCCCAGCAGGCGTTGATTTACATCGGCGAGTATTACTTCAACGACAACCAGCTCGAGAAGGCCGCCGAGGCCTACGACAAGGTGCTGGATTACGCCGATTCCAAGTACTTCGAGCAAGCCTTGTACAAGCTGGCGTGGACCCGCTACCGCGCCAACGCTTATAAGACCGCCATCAGCTCCTTCACCTTCATCCTGGAAGAGTCGGCGCACAAGGACGTTTCCTCCCAGGCCAAGTCGGTCCTGACCAGCGAAGCCTTGCAATTCGCCGCCTTGTCCATCGCCGAAAGCGACACCACGGGGGACGGAGGCCTGAAGCAAAGCAAGGCCTTCGCCGACAAGCTGGGCGACGCCCGCCTGGGCGCCAAGTTGCTCCATAGGATGGCCATCATTTATACCCAGGCGGGCCGGTTGGATCGGGCCAAACGCGCCCTGGAGGCCCTGATGAACGAATATCCTGATTACGAGCGCATGCCCGAGGCCATCATGGAACTGGCGCGCGCCTACGAGAAAGAGCAGAATTACCAACGCGCGGCGGAAGTACGGGAGAAGATTTTCCGCCTCTATTGCCGCAGCGGGGAATGGTACAAGAAGCTGGCCAAGCAGGACGCGCGCGATATCGCCGATTCGGTGAGCGAGCAAGCCATCGAATTGGTGGCCCGCCATTACCTATACGAGGCCAAGCAATTGGACGGCGCCTCGGGCGAAAACGCGCGCATGCGCGAGACTTATCTGCGCAAGGCCATCGATGCCTTCGAGACCTTCCTGCGCATCTATCCGGAAAATCCCAAGCTGCCCAAGTACGAATACCAGGAGGCGGAAGCCTACTACTCCCTGGAAGATTACGCGGCCGCCGCCAAGAAGTACATGCGGGTCTCGCGCATGGGCGATGACAAGCTGAAGAAGGCCTCGGCGTACAACGCCATCGTGGCCGCGCAGGAAATGCTGCGCAAGGCCGAAGAGGGCGGGGCGCCGAAGGGGGCGGGGGAGGGCGCCAAGATCCAGTTGGATGACGGGGCGGATGCGGGCAAGCGGCCGACCGATAAGATCGATGCGGCCCGGCAACGCGCGCTGGAACTCGGGAAGGCTCTCGAAGCGAAGAAGAAGAAGGGCGCCAATGGGAAGCGATAA
- a CDS encoding MerR family transcriptional regulator, protein MYSLNSSNQQPFHTTGQVAKALRVSVSTLKRWLEENPALAGFRTNSSGWRLFSPEEIELLREHQRRRKREGKTFKPDTLRPVNDE, encoded by the coding sequence ATGTACAGCCTGAACAGTTCCAATCAACAACCCTTTCACACCACCGGGCAGGTGGCGAAGGCGCTACGCGTCTCCGTCTCCACCCTTAAGCGTTGGCTGGAGGAGAATCCCGCGCTCGCGGGATTCCGCACCAACTCCAGCGGCTGGCGCTTGTTCTCTCCAGAAGAGATCGAGCTACTCCGCGAGCACCAGCGAAGGCGCAAACGCGAAGGCAAAACCTTCAAGCCCGATACCCTGAGGCCGGTCAACGATGAGTAA
- a CDS encoding response regulator transcription factor, translating to MHKILIVEDEEAIRLGLADLLEIEGFSVDVALDGEEAMEKVKSFQPHLVILDLMLPKANGYDVTRFIRKSHPQTFILMLTAKNEEINKIQGLEIGADDYVTKPFSVFELMARVKSMLRRVNQDSAAGPSPSPDVLEFADVHVDFRKYEASRGGKPMELSAKEFQILKYFSARKGEVVTREDLLQAIWGYSPDNMPTTRTVDNQIVKLRQKIETDTENPVHIKSVRGVGYKFDPQA from the coding sequence ATGCATAAGATCCTGATCGTGGAGGACGAAGAGGCCATCCGCCTGGGGCTCGCCGACTTGCTCGAGATCGAAGGGTTCTCCGTCGACGTCGCGTTGGACGGCGAAGAAGCCATGGAGAAGGTGAAGAGTTTCCAGCCTCACCTGGTCATCCTGGATCTGATGCTGCCGAAGGCCAACGGGTACGACGTCACCCGTTTCATCCGCAAGTCGCACCCCCAGACCTTCATCCTCATGCTTACCGCCAAGAACGAGGAGATCAACAAGATCCAGGGCCTGGAGATCGGCGCGGACGATTACGTGACCAAGCCCTTCTCGGTGTTCGAGCTGATGGCCCGGGTCAAAAGCATGTTGCGGCGCGTGAACCAGGATTCCGCCGCCGGCCCTTCGCCTTCCCCCGACGTGCTGGAATTCGCCGACGTGCATGTGGATTTCCGCAAGTACGAAGCCTCCCGCGGGGGCAAGCCTATGGAACTGTCGGCCAAGGAATTCCAGATCCTGAAATATTTTTCCGCGCGCAAAGGGGAGGTGGTTACCCGCGAGGATTTGCTGCAAGCCATCTGGGGCTATTCACCCGACAACATGCCCACCACGCGCACCGTGGACAACCAGATCGTGAAATTGCGCCAGAAGATCGAAACCGACACGGAGAATCCGGTCCACATCAAGAGCGTGCGCGGCGTGGGCTATAAATTCGATCCCCAGGCATGA
- a CDS encoding PQQ-binding-like beta-propeller repeat protein, translating to MKRFPFPALVLAVALCFPAAPLRAQDRDLGFNSEQLEIEAARHLFRMEGNPEAASKRLQALLAGSRNEEILTQARFLLGRILDRSGAAAPAAEYYRSALNGRGLQAPEKLWLFKRLLAMDPSSVRPAVSDASAGSGPSHIFPALRGKRTVYALEFRGPPDGQWERSKELGWQDENADYHPFDLRLTGREEVLDADPERVLVLNQESRRVALLPLGDDASDKPRAEVAAGPRIDAGALLAGESDAFLLVGSGSLRVFRAGKLAWETPLEQEGCVWTAAPDRTPRGILQCADNQIYLADFRKKSLKPLPGISDKALQVAWQGEYLAVRYIDRFEVRKAPGFETVKWAMPGLLQEKLVLGGDRAYLVTAKGQIKAYDLPTGHLDWQREAQASQLAVFGDALFATTFAQSVAAFDSRGEPQWSYEFGWDHEPALLPNEEWLALHFPDGRRIKLNRGLLRVTGNSDGFKFMDFRAREAEKDWKGALGALSQVLTLEPGNGEAWRLRADALRLTGAPRSQQTQAWIEAARSQATPSWSNGPVLKALSGNLGANWVWKRQYGPKFYPNLVPHKDLSFYLENDNQTLVLLNHESGELFNSFRFSEELDMKVALWKNDTLCVSSPSRIYLLSPSSGSGGLGQIPLKNPVCQAQALGGGIVYSDWYGGLSFMGLPDRTLRWERQLGQSGLYLGKSRTADYLDVIDLEGHYFAVQPASGKVLWQARLPAGTITETFSNKDFIYAGYSQGTLVAVDRNKQAVAWSVDFGEQIFSLSGNRDNTLVVTTASKKLACVQAQTGAILSEVRIQSYLFNRPTVFDHGYWIGTTEPALEKRNFNHELILKYKLPDLPGSPILFGNSVFIGTLDNFILGFPN from the coding sequence ATGAAACGATTCCCTTTCCCGGCCCTGGTTCTGGCGGTTGCGCTTTGCTTTCCGGCCGCTCCGCTACGCGCCCAGGACCGCGATCTGGGCTTTAACTCCGAGCAATTGGAGATCGAAGCCGCCCGGCACCTCTTCCGCATGGAAGGCAATCCGGAAGCGGCGAGCAAGCGTTTGCAGGCCCTGTTGGCGGGATCGCGAAACGAGGAAATCCTGACCCAGGCGCGCTTCCTGCTCGGACGTATCCTGGATCGCTCCGGAGCGGCCGCACCCGCCGCGGAGTATTATCGTTCGGCCCTCAACGGACGCGGGCTGCAAGCCCCGGAAAAGCTCTGGCTGTTCAAACGGCTATTGGCCATGGATCCGTCGTCGGTCCGTCCCGCGGTCTCGGACGCATCCGCGGGATCGGGACCTTCGCATATTTTCCCGGCGCTGCGCGGCAAGCGCACGGTCTATGCCCTGGAGTTCCGTGGCCCTCCCGACGGCCAATGGGAGCGCTCCAAGGAACTCGGCTGGCAGGACGAAAACGCCGACTACCACCCCTTCGATCTCCGCCTCACGGGGCGGGAAGAAGTGTTGGACGCCGATCCCGAACGGGTGCTGGTGCTGAACCAGGAATCCCGGCGCGTGGCCCTCCTGCCCCTGGGGGATGACGCCTCGGATAAGCCCAGGGCCGAGGTCGCGGCGGGCCCGCGTATCGATGCGGGCGCCTTGCTCGCGGGCGAAAGCGACGCCTTCCTCCTGGTCGGTTCCGGTTCGCTGCGCGTATTCCGCGCCGGCAAGCTGGCCTGGGAGACCCCGTTGGAACAGGAAGGCTGCGTGTGGACCGCCGCCCCCGATCGCACGCCGCGCGGCATCCTGCAATGCGCGGACAACCAAATCTACCTGGCCGACTTCCGCAAGAAATCCCTAAAGCCTTTGCCCGGCATCTCGGACAAAGCCTTACAGGTGGCTTGGCAGGGCGAGTACCTGGCCGTGCGTTACATCGATCGCTTCGAGGTCCGCAAGGCCCCGGGCTTCGAAACGGTCAAGTGGGCCATGCCCGGCCTGCTACAAGAAAAATTGGTCCTGGGCGGGGACCGGGCCTACCTGGTCACCGCCAAAGGGCAGATCAAGGCCTATGATCTCCCCACCGGCCATCTGGATTGGCAGCGGGAAGCCCAAGCCAGCCAACTCGCCGTTTTCGGCGACGCCTTGTTCGCGACCACCTTCGCCCAGTCCGTAGCGGCCTTCGACTCGCGCGGCGAGCCGCAATGGAGCTACGAGTTCGGCTGGGATCATGAGCCCGCCTTGCTTCCCAACGAAGAATGGCTCGCCCTGCATTTCCCCGACGGAAGGCGCATCAAGCTCAATCGCGGGCTCTTGCGCGTAACCGGCAATTCCGACGGCTTCAAATTCATGGACTTCCGGGCCCGCGAGGCGGAGAAGGATTGGAAGGGGGCCCTCGGCGCCCTGAGCCAAGTCCTGACCCTCGAGCCCGGCAACGGCGAAGCCTGGCGCCTGCGCGCCGATGCGTTGCGGCTGACCGGAGCGCCCCGTAGCCAACAAACCCAGGCCTGGATCGAAGCCGCCCGCTCGCAGGCCACCCCCAGCTGGTCCAACGGTCCCGTGCTCAAAGCGCTCTCCGGGAATTTGGGGGCCAACTGGGTGTGGAAACGCCAATACGGCCCCAAGTTCTATCCCAATCTGGTCCCCCACAAAGACCTGTCCTTCTACCTGGAGAACGACAACCAAACCTTGGTCCTGCTCAACCACGAATCGGGGGAATTGTTCAACTCCTTCCGCTTCTCGGAAGAGCTGGATATGAAGGTCGCGCTTTGGAAGAACGACACCCTCTGCGTCAGCAGCCCTTCGCGCATCTATCTCTTATCCCCGTCCTCGGGATCGGGGGGCCTCGGGCAAATCCCCCTCAAGAATCCGGTCTGCCAGGCGCAAGCGCTCGGCGGCGGAATCGTATATAGCGATTGGTACGGCGGCCTTTCCTTCATGGGCCTGCCCGATCGCACCCTTCGTTGGGAAAGGCAACTGGGCCAAAGCGGCCTTTACCTGGGCAAGTCACGCACCGCCGACTACCTCGATGTCATCGACCTGGAAGGCCACTACTTCGCGGTCCAACCCGCCTCGGGAAAGGTCCTATGGCAGGCCCGCCTGCCCGCCGGGACCATCACCGAAACCTTCTCCAACAAGGACTTCATCTACGCCGGGTACAGCCAGGGGACCTTGGTGGCGGTCGATCGGAACAAGCAGGCGGTCGCCTGGTCCGTCGATTTCGGGGAACAGATTTTCAGCCTCTCCGGCAATCGCGACAATACCCTGGTGGTCACCACCGCTTCCAAGAAGCTGGCCTGCGTGCAAGCGCAGACGGGCGCCATCCTCTCCGAAGTCCGCATCCAGTCCTATCTGTTCAACCGGCCCACCGTCTTCGATCATGGCTATTGGATCGGGACCACCGAACCGGCCTTAGAAAAGCGGAACTTCAACCATGAATTGATCCTGAAATACAAGCTACCGGATCTTCCCGGCAGCCCCATCCTGTTCGGCAACTCGGTGTTCATCGGGACCTTGGACAATTTCATCCTGGGCTTCCCGAATTAA
- a CDS encoding CDP-alcohol phosphatidyltransferase family protein, protein MVKSRYLVPNLFTGLNFMLGIFSIMVMHETFTSPDPGRPILGFGKAPLILASWMIIWCVLFDKLDGFAARILKASSDFGAQFDSLADMAAFGIAPGFLVYFYLQTLDYEWFASHRPLMLVSVSVYMLCASMRLARYNAIDSEELVNYFHGLPSTFAGGFISMSVILYAKHGLAGRMPGSLLILPLLLIFAGILMVSPLYLPKLVSRKNKLFNLVQIVLILVGYICGFGMIIPEFLYGMLLLYGVFGFGIGFLQKGMIQGAASTPNTD, encoded by the coding sequence ATGGTCAAATCCCGCTACTTGGTTCCCAATCTGTTCACCGGGCTCAACTTCATGCTCGGGATCTTCTCGATCATGGTCATGCACGAAACCTTCACCAGCCCCGATCCGGGACGCCCCATCCTCGGCTTCGGGAAGGCTCCGCTTATCCTGGCATCCTGGATGATCATCTGGTGCGTGCTTTTCGACAAGCTGGACGGTTTCGCCGCCCGCATCCTCAAGGCGTCCTCCGACTTCGGGGCCCAATTCGATTCCCTCGCCGACATGGCCGCCTTCGGCATCGCACCCGGATTCCTGGTGTATTTCTACCTGCAAACCCTGGACTACGAATGGTTCGCCAGCCACCGCCCCCTCATGCTGGTTTCGGTCTCCGTGTATATGCTCTGCGCCTCCATGCGGTTGGCGCGCTACAACGCCATCGATTCCGAGGAGTTGGTCAACTATTTCCACGGTCTGCCTTCCACCTTCGCGGGCGGATTCATCTCCATGAGCGTGATCCTCTACGCCAAGCACGGACTGGCGGGCCGCATGCCGGGCAGCCTGCTCATCCTCCCCCTGCTCCTCATCTTCGCCGGCATCCTCATGGTCAGCCCGCTTTACCTGCCCAAGCTCGTATCGCGTAAGAACAAGCTTTTCAATCTCGTCCAAATCGTCCTCATCCTGGTCGGATACATTTGCGGATTCGGCATGATCATTCCCGAGTTCCTGTACGGAATGCTCCTCCTCTATGGCGTGTTCGGATTCGGCATCGGCTTCCTGCAAAAAGGCATGATCCAGGGCGCCGCATCCACTCCCAACACCGACTAA
- a CDS encoding lamin tail domain-containing protein, which yields MAARTDAAARHSYASLRGGAGRVAGKELKMSVIGMACGNGFRVAMALACAGFWGCIQDGGKGAASIGAGAGLRLSLAPAALLKSQAEPVPEIDSLRIRITGEDMAPIEFARGGDSLTVDLEGLPAGDDRLVSAWLFRQGKVLYIGKGQFPFRREARLEASLRCDPQFSRVVSRFHLPVGLPTPIRGGRLTLKGTAGEYSADLEVQDEFGSFRVDEVPGDVRYMVSMTLTDSAGRRLYGAERADVLLPLGEEANWDLTLLPTEASAGLSLGLAAPKQALVRTGFPATRRAPLHAGEIVVSGFYAAPAEKDSGSLGEWFSIFNRSADTLSLSGCRLGRDRGAGATRSYAFPAETYLSPGGSLVFGRPAARADYAYTDFSLVNTASSLLLLCAGDSLMLDSLRYSSVAADSASALPMKDGWITRLSAMAVSQRAKPEAWCLARPEAGPPGELADCTP from the coding sequence GTGGCCGCGCGCACCGATGCGGCCGCCCGGCACTCTTATGCTTCCCTTCGCGGCGGCGCGGGTCGCGTCGCCGGAAAGGAGCTGAAGATGAGCGTGATCGGGATGGCTTGCGGGAACGGATTCCGGGTGGCGATGGCGCTGGCTTGCGCCGGCTTTTGGGGATGCATCCAGGATGGAGGAAAAGGCGCGGCCTCAATCGGGGCGGGAGCCGGATTGCGGTTGTCCTTGGCCCCGGCCGCGTTGTTGAAGTCGCAAGCGGAGCCGGTTCCGGAAATCGATTCGTTGCGGATCCGGATTACGGGCGAGGACATGGCGCCCATCGAATTCGCGCGCGGCGGCGATTCCCTGACGGTGGATTTGGAAGGATTGCCCGCCGGCGACGATCGTTTGGTGAGCGCCTGGCTGTTCCGCCAAGGGAAGGTTCTTTACATCGGCAAAGGCCAATTCCCGTTCCGGCGCGAGGCGCGCCTGGAAGCCTCGTTGCGCTGCGATCCGCAATTCTCCCGCGTGGTTTCGCGCTTCCACCTGCCCGTCGGGCTGCCGACGCCGATACGCGGGGGCCGATTGACCCTGAAGGGAACGGCGGGGGAGTATTCGGCGGACCTGGAGGTGCAGGACGAATTCGGTTCTTTCCGCGTGGACGAGGTGCCGGGGGACGTCCGCTACATGGTCTCGATGACCCTGACCGATAGCGCCGGCCGCCGGTTGTACGGGGCCGAAAGGGCGGATGTGCTTTTGCCCTTGGGGGAAGAGGCCAATTGGGATCTCACCCTGCTGCCTACCGAAGCTTCCGCGGGTTTGTCATTAGGGCTGGCGGCACCGAAGCAGGCATTGGTACGGACCGGTTTCCCCGCTACCCGTCGCGCGCCGCTCCATGCCGGGGAAATCGTGGTTTCGGGATTCTATGCCGCGCCTGCGGAGAAGGATTCGGGTTCGCTAGGCGAATGGTTTTCGATCTTCAATCGCAGCGCGGATACCTTATCGCTTTCCGGGTGCCGCTTGGGCCGGGACCGGGGCGCGGGAGCCACGCGGTCCTACGCGTTTCCGGCGGAGACGTATTTGTCTCCCGGAGGCTCGTTGGTATTCGGCCGGCCGGCCGCGCGGGCCGATTACGCCTATACGGATTTCTCCCTGGTGAACACGGCATCGTCCCTGCTGCTTCTGTGCGCGGGGGATTCCCTGATGCTGGACAGCTTACGCTATTCTTCCGTCGCTGCGGATTCCGCCAGCGCGCTTCCCATGAAGGACGGATGGATAACGAGGCTCTCGGCGATGGCGGTAAGCCAAAGGGCCAAGCCGGAAGCCTGGTGCCTGGCGCGCCCGGAAGCGGGTCCGCCGGGGGAATTGGCGGACTGTACTCCTTAG
- a CDS encoding MBL fold metallo-hydrolase yields the protein MRVTFLGTGTSHGIPVIGCACQVCTSPNPKNRRNRIGVWLHEGPPHVGRDLSERARGTAPEDAPSPPPEIPRGLSAVIDVSSEFRTAALANGLKHLDFVLLTHAHSDHASGMDDLRIFSQASGKAMPIYADMRTLDEVRQRFSYAFDNRKAYGGGVPQYELRPAGLPFRQGNWTITPLPVMHGPEPILGFRVGNFAFITDVTVIPEATLELLQGLDVLALDCLRPRPHTTHLSYDQAVAYARRIGARRTFMIHMTHDFDHEELERMLPAGMRAAFDGLTVEIAE from the coding sequence ATGCGGGTCACCTTCCTCGGCACGGGCACTTCCCATGGCATTCCCGTGATCGGCTGCGCCTGCCAGGTCTGCACCTCCCCCAATCCCAAGAACCGCCGTAACCGCATCGGCGTCTGGCTGCACGAAGGCCCCCCCCATGTCGGCCGGGACCTTTCCGAAAGGGCCCGCGGGACGGCTCCCGAAGACGCCCCTTCCCCGCCGCCAGAAATCCCGCGCGGACTTTCCGCCGTGATCGACGTATCGAGCGAATTCAGGACCGCGGCCCTGGCCAACGGCCTCAAGCATCTCGACTTCGTCCTGCTAACGCACGCGCATAGCGACCACGCCTCGGGCATGGACGACCTGCGCATCTTTTCCCAGGCTAGCGGCAAAGCCATGCCCATCTATGCCGACATGCGCACCTTGGATGAAGTCCGCCAGCGGTTCTCCTATGCCTTCGATAATCGCAAGGCCTACGGCGGCGGCGTGCCGCAATACGAATTGCGCCCGGCCGGCCTACCCTTCCGCCAAGGTAACTGGACGATTACCCCCCTTCCGGTCATGCACGGGCCAGAGCCCATCCTCGGCTTCCGGGTCGGCAATTTCGCGTTCATCACCGACGTAACGGTCATCCCCGAAGCCACCCTGGAACTGCTCCAGGGACTGGACGTGCTGGCCTTGGACTGCCTGCGCCCGCGCCCGCATACCACCCACCTTTCTTACGATCAGGCCGTGGCCTATGCCCGGCGCATCGGCGCCCGGCGCACTTTCATGATCCACATGACCCACGATTTCGATCATGAGGAGCTGGAGCGGATGCTGCCCGCGGGGATGCGGGCGGCCTTCGACGGGTTGACCGTGGAGATCGCGGAATAG
- the rfbC gene encoding dTDP-4-dehydrorhamnose 3,5-epimerase, with the protein MDAIKTPLEGLLLLSPKVFRDDRGWFQESYNRSAFEAAGIRDAFVQDNHSASMRGTLRGLHFQTHPGQAKLIRCTRGKIWDVAVDIRPSSPTFGQHYGAELDDAGMMQVFIPVGFAHGFLVLSETAEVQYKCSNLYNPSTEAGIAWNDPDLAVAWPLQGIVPILSERDKKNQSFHEFKRKLLT; encoded by the coding sequence ATGGATGCGATAAAGACGCCATTGGAAGGATTGCTTTTGCTCTCCCCGAAAGTCTTCCGGGACGACCGCGGCTGGTTCCAGGAAAGCTATAACCGCTCCGCCTTCGAAGCGGCGGGCATCCGGGATGCCTTCGTGCAGGATAACCACAGCGCTTCGATGCGCGGCACCTTGCGCGGCCTGCACTTCCAAACCCATCCCGGGCAGGCCAAGCTCATCCGCTGCACCCGCGGAAAAATCTGGGACGTCGCCGTGGACATCCGCCCATCCTCGCCGACCTTCGGCCAGCACTACGGCGCCGAATTGGACGATGCCGGAATGATGCAGGTATTCATCCCCGTCGGCTTCGCCCATGGTTTCCTGGTGCTCTCCGAGACCGCCGAAGTGCAATACAAATGCTCCAACCTCTACAACCCATCCACCGAAGCCGGCATCGCCTGGAACGACCCCGACCTCGCCGTCGCCTGGCCCCTCCAAGGCATCGTCCCCATCCTCTCCGAACGCGACAAGAAAAACCAATCCTTCCACGAATTCAAGCGCAAGCTCCTAACCTGA